ATAAGTAGCGCGGCATAGAACCTAGGCTCCAAAGTCATTGAGATGAATCTGCTGGCTTTGGAGCCTGCCGATCATCATCCAGCGGAGCGTTTGTGGGTAGCGAACATCGCGCCACCGAATTTCACGTTGACGCAGAAATTGAGACAGGGCATAAAGACGGGAAGCCGAAAACATGGATTTGACTGATTTGTGTGGTGACCACGAGAGCGTAAGTCTCATCTCGTTCCCCTCCCAGCTTCTGTTTCAGCCTGCTTCCGTTTTGTCAGTCAAGCAGGTGTCTAAACACCTCATCAGAAGTATTCCTCTTCTGTCACTCCTGCTAGAGAATCGGTAAAAGCTCTCAAGTTTGTTGGGCACTGCTTAGATAAATTGGTGGAAACACTGTTGCAACAGCACTGCTATTTATCGTTTCTCAAGAGTTGCAGAAGCGTGAATAATGCCTCTGCTCTTTTAGAAATCTCGCAAAAATTATGATTGATTTTAATCAACTTAAGCTGAGAGAGCGCATTTGGTTGGGCTATGCAGTCCCATTAGTGCTGACAATCGCCACAACTGGCGTCGTTGTGGTTAATGCTAGGCAAGTCATTGAGCACAATCGGAAGACCAGCCTAGGAGCCAAAATTGTTCAAGAAACTGACCGTCTGGAGACCGATCTGTACAAGCGTCAAACTCATTTGCGTGGCTATCTTCTGACCCGGAATAACGTTTTCTCACAAGCTTACGAAGCTAGCGTTCGAGAATATCAAGCCAGAATCAATACTTTAGAACCAATCATTTCTGCTTCCGGAGACGAGCAGGTTGAACGGTTGCAACAGTTAAAAGTTTTGGGTGAACAAATTTCAGAAATTAACCGCAATCTGATTGGTTTAGTTGAAGTAGGCAAAATCAATGAAGCTAATCAAGAGTTGGTTCAAGGCCGCATCTTACCCCTCATAGACGAAGCAGGCAGGGTACTCCAGGGATTGAATACTCAAGAGGACAAGCTGCAAGCTCAGCGAGTCAAAGCCGCAGAATCTGCCATGCGCTCCTTGATTGTCACCGCTGTCCTAGGGGCAATCGCTGCAACTGTGCTAGCCATTGCCACAGGTGGCCTGATTTCATCTCGCATTACTCGCACAATTAATGAAATTGTGGCGACCGTAGCGAGCTCTTCTACCGAAATTGCCATTGCTGTAGAACAGCAGGAGAAGACCGTCTCTCAGCAAGCCGTTTCTGTGAACCAAACTACAGTAGCCATGGATGAACTGAGTGTCGCTTCTCAGCAATCTGCTGAGCAAGCAGAATCCGCCGCCGCTGAAGCGCGCCAAGTGTTGAACTTAATCGCTGGTTTGGGTCAAGTAGAGCAGCAACATGGCAATAGTCTGCGAGAAAAAGTAGGGCAAATCGCCGAACGAATTTTATATTTGAGCGAGCAAACCAACCAAATTGGCACGATTTCTACCTTGGTGAGTGATCTGGCGAATCAG
The Trichocoleus sp. FACHB-46 genome window above contains:
- a CDS encoding methyl-accepting chemotaxis protein codes for the protein MIDFNQLKLRERIWLGYAVPLVLTIATTGVVVVNARQVIEHNRKTSLGAKIVQETDRLETDLYKRQTHLRGYLLTRNNVFSQAYEASVREYQARINTLEPIISASGDEQVERLQQLKVLGEQISEINRNLIGLVEVGKINEANQELVQGRILPLIDEAGRVLQGLNTQEDKLQAQRVKAAESAMRSLIVTAVLGAIAATVLAIATGGLISSRITRTINEIVATVASSSTEIAIAVEQQEKTVSQQAVSVNQTTVAMDELSVASQQSAEQAESAAAEARQVLNLIAGLGQVEQQHGNSLREKVGQIAERILYLSEQTNQIGTISTLVSDLANQTNMLALNAAVEASRAGNQGKGFAVIATEIRKLADQSRKSADRIGTLVSDIQNATNSTVMVTDEGTKTVESIVAAANNISLSNQQISLTSKQQAIAIQQVVDAMMAINQGASQTASGIGQTKVSTRQLSEAALTLKSVV